In the genome of Bradyrhizobium ottawaense, the window CGCGCTTTCGTCCTTGGCACCGGCGAGCGCGCTCGTCGCCGTGCAGGCCAGGGCGATCGCGGCCGCCACGGATATTTGGGTCCCCCAACTCACGATCGACACACGCTACTTGAAGATACCGGTGCGCCGCATGAAGAGATAGGCCGCAGTAACCGAGCAGGCCATCAGCACTGCCGCCCACAAAAATCCGCTTTCGACCTCGGTCAGCGGCAGGCCCTTGGTGTTCATGCCGAAGATGCCGGTGACCAGCGTCGGCGGCAGCAACAGCGAGGTCACGATCGAGAGGGTGTGGAGATGGCGGTTGCTCTCCTCCTCGTTCTTGAAGCGCAGCTCTTCCTCGAGCAGGCGGCTGCGCTCGCGCAGCTCGACGATGTCGTGATCGAGGCCATCGAGCCGCTGCGCAAGCTTGCCGGCCTGGATCCGCAACGCCGGCGACAAATGATCGGTGTTCTTCTGATCGAGACGGTGAAACAGCGTGCGCAATCCGGTGAGCTGCCGATGCAGCCGCACGCAGGTGCGGCGGAGCCGGCCGAGATTGCGGCGCATCTCGGGCCTCGCGTCATCGGCGAGGATGCGCTCCTCGATATCGTCGATCTCCTGGCCGAGCTTGTCGGCCATCCGGTCCAGCGTGTCCGCGACCTCGTCGACGATCTTTTCGAGCAGATGAGCGACGTTGTCGACGCGGTAGCCGCCTTCGAGCACCCGCCGCGTGGCGTCCGCCGAGCACAGCGCCTGATGGCGGCCAGAGACCAGCAGCCGCTCGGTCATGGCGAAGCGCAGGAACGCGGTCTCCTCCGTCGCGCTGTCGATCTCGCGCACGAGATCGGAGAACACACCATAGACGCAATGGTCGATGACGTGAAGCTGCTGGAAGGTGTCGCTCGACAGCAGCAGTTCGCGTGCAAGCGCCGGCAGCTGCGACGCCGCGATCCAGGGCCGCGCCCGCGCGTCGGTCAGGTTGAAATGCAGCCAGAGCCGGCCGTCATGGCTGAACTCGATCGGCTGGTCGACCGGCAGCGCCTCGGCACTGCCGTCGCTGTGCAGGCGGAAGGCCCAGACCAGGCCGGGAATGGCGGGTTCGGCGTTCGATAATGCGCTGGCAAGCTTTGCCGGCTCAGCCATGGATAGCCCCAACCGTCAACAACTGCCCCGTTTCGGAAGATGGCTGACGGCATCTTCCGGACCCCACGCGGGTACTCAATTACGCCAGTGTTACAGTTTGATGATGCCGCCCTATTCCGCCGCCAGCCCGGTCGCGGCCGCCTCGGCTTGCCTGATGTAGTCATGGACGACGCGGCCGAACGGCAGCGTCAGATCGGCAATGTAATGATGCGCGCCGAGGCAGCGGCGGACCGGGAAATCGGCGACCGGCGCGTTGACATGAGGCACCAGGTGCAGCCGGCCCGGCCCCATCCAGGAGCCCTTCGGCACGATGTCGACGAGGTTGATCGCGACCAGCTGGCAGACCTCGAGACGACCGTCGACGCCCGGGATCATCTTCAGATTGATCTGCGTCTTCGACAGCGTGGCGCGGGTGAGGTCGCCGTTGCCGGCCATGCTCTCGTGCTTGTAGCCCATGGTGCCCATGGCGACGAGCTGGCCGGCATATTCCAGCGTGCCCGTCAGCGTGTCCTTGACGATTTCGAGCTTGGGATGGGCGTATTTCTTGGGAAAGCCCCAGATCTCGCGGCCGGCGGCGATCGGCGGATCGTCGTCGAGATACATCTGCGAGACGAAGTTGACGTCCTCGCCGTTGAGGCGCGCGGGAATGACGAGGCCGGATTCGGTATAGCTGCCGAAGCCGGAGGAGTCAGGCATCTTGATCCACTCGTAATGCGCGATCGGCTGGTCGATCGGCTGCAACGGCTCAGGCAGGCCGGCACGGATCAGCTCCGGGTCGGTCTCGTAGGTGATGACGAGGAATTCGCGGTTGACGAACCGATACGGACCGGCCGGATAGCTCGGCCCCGCCGCGGGCATGGACGGAAGTCTCAGCACGTCTTCGCTTCGCATCGCTGGTCTCCTGTGTTCCTGATCGGCGGCAATTGCTAGCGATCCTCATTGACTGCGATGTGAAGCTTTTCCGTCGGGCGCACGACCCCTGCCGTTGCAGCGTGGTCGGTCTGCGTTGCCGGCGATGCATCGGCGCCGCCTTGTCATCACGCCGTCACCACGTGACGCAATCGTCTGGCGCAAGCAGGAGGCATCGCCATGGACGCCCGCACGTCGCAACCGACATATCAGAGCCATCAGGCGCCCTCGCGGGGCTGGCGGCCCGAGCGCTGCGATCGCGTCGCGCTGGTGCTGCAGGGCGGCGGCGCGCTCGGCGCCTACCAGGCCGGTGTCTACCAGGCGCTGCACGAGGCCGGCATCGAGCCGGACTGGGTCTGCGGTGTCTCGATCGGCGCGATCAACTCCGCCATCATCGCCGGCAACAAGCCGGAAAAGCGGCTCGAGGCGCTGCGCATCTTCTGGGAGCGCATCACCAACCGCAAGATCTGGCACTACACCCCCGACGGCGACGTCTTCCGCCAGTGGCGCAATCTCACCAGCGCCTGGATGACCTCGGCGATGGGCCAGCCCGGATTCTTCACCCCGCACCAAATGAATCCCTGGTTCAGCCCGGTCGGCGCGCGCACCGCGACCAGCTATTACGACACGATGCCGCTGAAGGAGAGCCTGCTCGAGCTGGTCGACTTCGATCTCATCAACGAGAAGAGGGTCCGCTTCGCGGTCGGCGCGGTCAACGTGCTCTCGGGCAATTTCATCTATTTCGACAATTCCCATGACGAGATCGAGCCGGAGCACATCATGGCCTCCGGCGCCCTGCCCCCGGCGCTGCCGATGGTGCGGATCGGCACCGATCATTTCTGGGACGGCGGCATCGTCTCCAACACGCCGCTGCAACACCTGCTCGACCAGGAGGATGCGCTCAATTCGCTGGTGTTTCAGGTCGACCTGTTCAGCGCGCGCGGCGTGCTGCCGCGCTCGATCCAGGACGTGATGGCTCGCCACAAGGACATCATGTATTCCTCGCGCACGCGCCACAACACCGACGTCTATCGCCGCACCCACAATCTCAAGGTCCTGCTCCACAAGGCGCTGGCGAAGCTGCCGGACGAGCAACTGTCCGACGAGGAGCGCAAGCTGAAGACGAGCCTGTGCCACATGCCGGAGATCGCGATCCTGCATCTGATCTACCAGCAGAAGGCCTATGAGGGCGACGCCAAGGACCACGAGTTCTCGGGCACCTCGATGCGCGAGCACTGGACCAGCGGCTATGAAGACACCAAGCGCACGCTGAAGCGCCGCGACTGGATCAAGATGCCGGAGGAAGGCATGGGCCTCGTCGTGCACGACGTGCACCGGGAGACGGAGAGCGCGTAAGGGACGCTTGTGTCCCGGACGCGCAGCAACGCCTTGAGCGTTGCTGCGCCAAGCCGGGACCCAGAAGCTACACGGTTCGTCGCGATCATGGGCTCCGGCTCTGCAGCGCAACGTCGAAGGGACGCTGCGCTGCGTCCGGGGCACGAGACTGCCCATAAACATGATCCATTCGGAAGACACACTATCGCATTCTCGCGGCTCATTTCGCCCGAGCTTTGCTCTCGTCGTTGCCCTTCTTGTTCAGAAAGGGCGCAGGGAAGGCCGGGCGCCGGCTGGCACCCGCGGTCCCGTGTGCGAACAAGACGCGCACGGGTTGGACAACAGGTGTAGCCGGGCGACCGGCCTTCCCTGCGCGGATGGCTTTACGGCTTATGTCGCGCTCTCCCCGGGGAGCGATGCACTATTGCCCCCGTCGCGTTGCGGATGACTGATGTGCTGACCCGGTTGAGCCGCAACATCACCGCAACACTTGACGCACAGACCCCGGGCGTCAGGACCACACGATTTTGCCGTCCGCGCACATCCCCGTTCCTGTCCCCGATGGCTTGCGTGCGCTCACCATCGTGGCCGAACCAAGGACGCCGTCAGCGCCGTGTCGTATCGCGCGTGCAGCTGCTCACGGGGATTCCCGCCCTGCAGCCTGCCCAGCGCGCCGACGCCGTCGCGGCCACCGCCTCCCGGCCCGCGTCTCGTGACGATCGCGAAACGCCCCTTATGGCGGGCGGGATGAGCCATTGATACGACATATCCGAAATTCGGTAAATAGGAATGTTTTTGCGTCGAGGGATTGACAGGGTGTTTTGCCCGACGGGCGGGGTGCCACCGCAACTGAATATTCGATGCAATGGTGTAATGGGCCTTCGGGTCCCTCTCGCAACCACCGGGGTGGAACAACAGCAGATCGTTTCGAGCAAGTCGCTTCCTGATGGAGGCGCCGGGCTCCTGGATGGCGGAGGTCGCGATCGAATTGAACAAGGAAGCGAAGTGACGCCGATCTTCGCGCATGCGCAACAATTCTCCATACGCAGCAATCGTTCTCCGCTTGGTGGAGCGGCATCGCAGCCGCTATCGTTGCCTTCAGGCCCTAGGACTCCCCAAGTTCTCGCGCCTGAGGACCGCCGCCTCGGCCCCTGGACGTTGACAGTCCCCGAGCAGCTGGCGGCGGTCCTTTCTCCTGTCTCGGCCGCGCCCCGATTTGCAACAGTCGGTTGCTGAGACGGGCCGAGCCGAGGCAGACGATTTGCGGACCCGCTAAGTCATTGATCCCTTTTGTGACCCGAACTGGAAGGACAAGCCTTTTTCCGAGTCCCAATCTCTCGGCTTGGGATAGAGGTCAGCCACCTCCGGACCCAAATCGGCCGTGCAAGGCCCCAAAACAAACCGCAGGAGGCGCCGCGGTAGGACGTCGATTGAAGGAATGTCGTTAGCTACCGCATCAGGTGGAAATCAGGGCGGGCTGGCGCTAACGGCGGCCACAGAAGCGCCCGAACGATGAGCGGAATACCAACGGCCAAAGGTATCAACCAGTACATGAAATGAGGCAGGTCCTTCCAAAGTGGAAGCTGCTTTCCGTTGTCCACGTAGAAGGCAACCAGCATCAGGATATACGACAGGCCCATCCCCGCGATATGGACCCTGACCCAATACCGCCAGCGGTGCCGGAGCGCAGTGCGACCGATCCAGGCGCAGGCGAACGACAACGTACCGAGGACGAACAAGTGATAGTTTTCGGCCCAGCGCATAAGCGACAGTAACGTCGCGGACGCGAAGAGCGCCAGCAGACACCAGAAATAGATCGTTCCAAGCCTAGAATGACGCCCGCGACGCTTCTGACTCGACATTGCGATTGCGCCGATCGCAACGCTCGCAAGGCCCAGGGGGATATGCACCCCGAAGATCAACGCCAGAAAGAAGTGGTCGGTTGATGGAATTTCGATGCCCGCCACGATGGTCGTTTCTTCGCCTGTCATGGCGTTACTCCCATCTTGCAATTCAACATCGACTAAGCGGCGAAGAGGGTCGTTTGACGGCGAACGCTACGGCGCCGCAGACAATGCAAAGCATGCAGCAGCCGATCAGGACGACTGCATAGCTTCCCGTCCAATCGGCGCTTGCTGCGAAAGGCAGCGGGCCGAACGCTGCGCCGGCAATGCCAACCCCTTCGGGCCGCGCCCGCCAGGGACGAAGAGCGCGCCTGGTCAAGCGTTCGAGCCGCGACATGGAATACTCGTCAGGTCAATTGCCCGTCAATTTTCCCCTGCGCAGCTTCGTCAATGGTGCTGACGGTAATTCTCCGGAATTGCCGTTGCGTCTGTCCCGGTCTGGGATGGGCCATTCAATGCATCCACTTCGAGACGAGACGACTGCCCCTTTGTCCGCATCGTACATTGAGTCTGGAGATGATCATGCGCAACATTGCATCGGCGATTGCAATCGTGATCGCGTTGAGCGCGCCGGCTTTGGCTCAGAAGGCCGAGATCGAAGCGAACAATGCGAAATGGATAGAGATGTTCAACAAGGGAGATTTTTCCGGGATTGCATCCCTCTACAGCGCTGATGCGACCGCGCTCCCGCCGGGCTCCGCGATGGTGCAGGGTCGACCAGCCATCGAGGTCATGTGGAAAAGCATGGCTGAACAAGTGACCGATCCGAAGCTCACAACGGTGGATGTCAAGCCACTCGGTTCTTCCGCGGCCCGTGAGATCGGCACGTTCGTCCTGAAGACCAAGGGATCGACACCGCAGGAAGTGACCGGAAAGTATGTCGTCGTCTGGGAGAAGGTCGGAGACGACTGGAAGCTCGCCACCGACATCTGGAACGACGGCAAGTAGCCGTCTTACGTCCAAACCAGCGCTTGCGCAAAAAGCAGGAGGGATCAAACCGACGCGCGTGTTCATTCGCCGTTGTCATTCGATACGCAGGCGCTATCGTGCGCATGCGGCGCAGCCGCGACGTTCATCCGATAATTCTGGTCATGGGAGAATCGCATGAAATTCATAACCACCTGGAGCGTACCTCAAGGCACCTTCAATGCAGCCGTCGCCCGCTTTCTCGAGACCGGTGGCGCACCACCCGAGGGCGTCAAGATGCTGGGCCGCTGGCATGGCATGAATGGACAGGGATTCGCGATCTCTGAATCGAGTGATCCAAAAGCCATGTATCGTTGGCTCGCGCAATGGTCTGACCTGCTCCCGTTGACCGTCACGCCCTGCCTTGAGGACGGAGACGCGGGCGAGGTGATGGCGTCGCTTCCCAAGCGTTGATCATCAAGCGTTGATCATCAAGCGGGCGAAGGGTTTTCTGAACCAGCTCATCCACTGAAGCGCGATGAGATTGGGATGAATCGTCATCGCGCTTTAGTTTATTGCTTGAGCATGAACTTTTCGGAAAACCTCTGCGCACTTTTCCGGATCATGCTCTAGGGTCCAGCCGTCTCCTGGACTCTCCGGAGAGCGGCTACTTCGCGTCCTTGTTCAATTCGATCGCGACCTCCGCCATCCAGGAGCCCGGCGCCTCCATCAGGAAGGATTGACGGTTACTCCTGGTCTGGATCGTCACCAGCGCGGCCACTGTGTTTCCCTCTATTCGCGCCTCGATCAGGCCGTCCTTGTTGGTGCCGTAGACCTTGCCGCCCTGCCGGTACTCGCTCTCGAACCAGTTGCCGGAAAGCTCCGTCCCGCTCTGCTCGATGTTCGCGGACAGGACCATCTTGTACGCATCGCTTGCGCAGCGCAGGTCGAGTGTCAACGACCGTCCCGGCCTGGTGACGTTGTACGCCACCTTGCAGCGAACCTTCTCGCGCGGACCGTCCGACGGCTTCATGGTGCCGATGCCCGACCATGCGCCGGCCAGACTGTCGAACACCGGCTCTGCGCGCAGCGGGCCGGTGCCGACGAGCACGAGCCAGGCCGCGCCAATGCTCATGCGCGCCGCCAAAACCTTCAATCGCATTCTGCCAATCCTGATCTGTAAAGTCCGAGCGCGTTCTACGCCCTGATGGCCGCGGGAAGTTGTCGAAGATGTTTAGAAATGTTGCAGAGATTGCCTGAACGTTGCCGGGATCGA includes:
- a CDS encoding transporter, translating into MAEPAKLASALSNAEPAIPGLVWAFRLHSDGSAEALPVDQPIEFSHDGRLWLHFNLTDARARPWIAASQLPALARELLLSSDTFQQLHVIDHCVYGVFSDLVREIDSATEETAFLRFAMTERLLVSGRHQALCSADATRRVLEGGYRVDNVAHLLEKIVDEVADTLDRMADKLGQEIDDIEERILADDARPEMRRNLGRLRRTCVRLHRQLTGLRTLFHRLDQKNTDHLSPALRIQAGKLAQRLDGLDHDIVELRERSRLLEEELRFKNEEESNRHLHTLSIVTSLLLPPTLVTGIFGMNTKGLPLTEVESGFLWAAVLMACSVTAAYLFMRRTGIFK
- a CDS encoding acetoacetate decarboxylase gives rise to the protein MRSEDVLRLPSMPAAGPSYPAGPYRFVNREFLVITYETDPELIRAGLPEPLQPIDQPIAHYEWIKMPDSSGFGSYTESGLVIPARLNGEDVNFVSQMYLDDDPPIAAGREIWGFPKKYAHPKLEIVKDTLTGTLEYAGQLVAMGTMGYKHESMAGNGDLTRATLSKTQINLKMIPGVDGRLEVCQLVAINLVDIVPKGSWMGPGRLHLVPHVNAPVADFPVRRCLGAHHYIADLTLPFGRVVHDYIRQAEAAATGLAAE
- a CDS encoding patatin-like phospholipase family protein, yielding MDARTSQPTYQSHQAPSRGWRPERCDRVALVLQGGGALGAYQAGVYQALHEAGIEPDWVCGVSIGAINSAIIAGNKPEKRLEALRIFWERITNRKIWHYTPDGDVFRQWRNLTSAWMTSAMGQPGFFTPHQMNPWFSPVGARTATSYYDTMPLKESLLELVDFDLINEKRVRFAVGAVNVLSGNFIYFDNSHDEIEPEHIMASGALPPALPMVRIGTDHFWDGGIVSNTPLQHLLDQEDALNSLVFQVDLFSARGVLPRSIQDVMARHKDIMYSSRTRHNTDVYRRTHNLKVLLHKALAKLPDEQLSDEERKLKTSLCHMPEIAILHLIYQQKAYEGDAKDHEFSGTSMREHWTSGYEDTKRTLKRRDWIKMPEEGMGLVVHDVHRETESA
- a CDS encoding YybH family protein, encoding MRNIASAIAIVIALSAPALAQKAEIEANNAKWIEMFNKGDFSGIASLYSADATALPPGSAMVQGRPAIEVMWKSMAEQVTDPKLTTVDVKPLGSSAAREIGTFVLKTKGSTPQEVTGKYVVVWEKVGDDWKLATDIWNDGK
- a CDS encoding DUF3303 domain-containing protein, translating into MKFITTWSVPQGTFNAAVARFLETGGAPPEGVKMLGRWHGMNGQGFAISESSDPKAMYRWLAQWSDLLPLTVTPCLEDGDAGEVMASLPKR